In Armatimonadota bacterium, the genomic stretch TGCGAACATCGAGCGATACAACACCGAAGAGAAGATCACCACCCTCTTCGCAAGAGTTGCCAAATCAGGTTTCAACACCGTCGTTTTCGACGTCAAACCTCTCTCTTCCGAGACGGTCTACCCAAGCGCGTTTGCGCCAAAACTCAAAGAGTGGCGAGGAAAGGAACTCGGCGACTTCGACCCTATGCCGTTCGTCAGCCGAGAAGCAAGAAAGAACGGCCTCATGCTCTTCGTCAGCATGAACGCCTTCTGCGAAGGTCACCGCCTCCTCAACCGAGGTCCCGGTTTCGAAAGACCCGAAGAAACCAGCGTCGTCTACGAAGCCGCACCAACCGTGAGAATCGGAGAAAAGACCTTCCCCTTCTCAACGAAGGGTGAAATCGACAAAGTAACCGTCGCCGCAACCGCGCCAACCCTACCGCAAGATGAAACACCAAACAAAACGGTGGTCTGCAACAAATTTGGCGTTGTCGTCGAAGCTGAAACTCCGCCCAAAGGCGGTTTCACAGTCACGGCCATTGGCGTCCCCGCTGGTGAACTGGCAATCTACGGCCAACCCGGAGCCAAGATCACTCTCGATAGTGAACCGAGCTTCATAAGACTGACCGAGTCCGCTGACAAGCAGTACCCGCTGATGACCAACCCAAATAACAAGGTGGTCCAAGAGCGCATCAAGAACCTCTGCAAGGAGGTGGTGACGAAGTACGACATCGACGGTGTCATCTTCGACGACCGCCTGCGTTACACCGGTCTCAACGGCGACTTCTCCCCTATCACTCAGACCCTATTCGAGCGAAAAGTGGGAAAGAAGCTGGTTTGGCCCGACGACGTTTTTAAGTTCACGTACACATACAAGGACGGGCTTGTGAGAGGAATGAAGCCCGGCCCCTACTACGAGCAGTGGCTCGCCTGGCGCGCAAACGTCCTGAAGCAGTTCACCATCGACATCCGCTCCGAAATCCGTAAGCTCAAGCCAACCGCCAAGCTCGGCGTTTACGCCGGCTCCTGGTATGGCGACTACCAGCATTACGGCAACAACTGGGCGGCTCCCGCAACGGAGGCCGGCTTCTGGTTCATGACCCCGGAGTACCGCAAAACCGGCTTCGCCCCTGAACTCGACTTCCTCGTCACAGGCTGCTACTATCCAACCGGCCCAATCTTCGACGCCCTCCAAGAAGGTCGCGGAGTTGGTGTCACCGTCGAATCAGCAGGAAACCTCAGCTACCGAGCCGCCCACGATGAGACCTTCGTCTACGCCGGCCTTAGCCTCGCCGACTTCAAAGACAACGCCGAAGGACTCGGCAAAGCCCTGCAGTCCGCCGTCGCCACGACTAACGGGGTCATGGTCTTCGATCTTTCGCACGACATCGAGCCGATGTGGAGCGTCTTCGAGAAAGCGTTTTCTATCAAGAAGAAGTCCCCCCAAATCTCCGACGCCTACCTGGTCGAAGCCAGAAGGCGACGAGGGTTGATGCAAAAGCGCGGCGAGAAGGAGCCACCGATTGTGATCAGCGGCGGCGCAGCCGGAGTCGGATTCTAAACCCAACGGGTAAAAAGGGCGTAACATAGAAGTGACAATGAAAAAGTCGTCTCGGTTTGTTTTCGCGGTTCCTTTTCTGGTGGCGGTCGCCATAGCCCAGAACCCGGAGGACGTTTATCGTCAGCTCCAAAAGGAGACGTTCTTTGTCAGCCCTAAGTTCAAAGGGAAGATTGATACAAGCCAGATTCGGGTTTCCGCCGACCAGGCCAAACCGTATGATCTCAAAGTTCTCGTTGTCCCCGGCCTCGGAGCCAAGTGGATCAAGAACGGCAAAGAGAATCGAGGCGCGTTTTCCGAATATGTCGCCGGAAAGATCGGCCAAGGGCAAGACGATATCACGATCGTTCTGACCAACAAAGGCATTTCGACTTACGTGCCAAAGCTGACGGCGTCCCAGCTCTCGGCGATCGATAACAAAGCGGTCTCTGCAGCTAGGAGTGGTGGTGCAGACGCGGCGATTGCAACCGCAGCAAGCGAAGCCAAATCTGCAATTCAGCTCGTCGGCCAAACTCGAAACGAAGTCGGTTATACGGCTCCAGTACGCCCCGCCCAGGTGGAGTCGGCAAGCTGGGGGATCCTCGGGTTTTTCGCCTGCCTTGCGATCCCTGCCGCACTCATCGGCGGAATTGTTCTGTTGGTTAAGAAAGCTGGCTTGAAGCAAGCTCGAACTCAAGCCGAATCGATAAAGAATCAAGGCACTGAAGCCCTTGCTTATCTCGACAGTTACGACGGCCTGATCGACGACGCTACCGATGCATCCGCCGTTCGTCAGTACCGCGATCGAATGGCGCAGAACTATGACGAGGGACTTTCCATGCTCAGCCGAGCGAAGAAAAAGCAGGACTACGAAAATGCTCGTCGCCAGCTCGCACTCGTACTCCAGGATTTCGAAAGCGCGAAGCAGCACATAGACCACTCGACAGGCGGAACCGGCATGGCCTTCACAATTCCTCCTATCGTTGACACGCAACGCGCTCCGATGTTTGAGCCAGTTCAGGGAGTCTCCTACTTCTCGTCCGAACCTTCGGATCAGCTCGTCCCCGTCGAAATGAACTTCGGCGGACAGCGTCGAACCGTCATGGTCACGCCCTATGAGCGTCAGCAGATGATGAACGGGCAGATGCCTGAGATGCGCGGAATGAACCAGAACGGACGCTTCACACCATGGTACGGCGTGCAGGGCTACAACCCGCACAATGACTTTGGCTCAAGCAACTTCCTTTGGAACATGATGGCGATCAGCGCGGTCTCCAGCATGTTCCAACCGCACTATGGCTACGGCTACGGCGGCGGGCTCTTTGGCGGCGGCGGGCATTACAGTCACGGAGGCGATACCACGATCATCAATAACTACGGTTCCGGAAACGATTACTCATCGGGCGGCGACTTTGATTTTGGAAGCTCGTCCGGTGGGGGCGACTTTAGCTCTGGTGGAGATTTTGACTTCGGTGGCGGCGGAGATTCCGGTGGCTTCGACTTTGGTGGCGGCGGAGATTTCGGCGGTGGTGGAGATTTCGGCGGCGGTGGCGGCGGAGACTTTTAGGAGTTTTACCGGTAGGTTTTAGCCTACGCTCATTCCGACAATATTCGGATGGAGGGCGAAGCTGTGGATGAAACGTGCGTTTACGTTGGTTGAATTGTTGATCGTGATCATCATCGTCTCGGTCCTCGCGGCCATCGCGATTCCTAAAGTCGTCCAGAATGGACGTCGCTCAGAGGATGCATCACTACGGTCGAATCTGAGAATCCTGCGAGTCGCCGTAGATCGCTTTTACGCCGATACCGGCTACTATCCGCAGCGGATGAGCTGGCTTAATGATCGTCCCGATGAAGTCATGCCAACTTTTCCGGTGATTACCGAGGCAGGCGTCGAGGTCACGATCAGTGGCACGATTTACAAAGGGCCATACGTCACGGACGATTCAGGAAATGCGCTTTGTTTAAGCCAGCCAAACCCCCGAGGTGGCACGTATAATCATGCTTCTCCAGGGCTGCTGGTGCCAGTCGATCCGGTTTCTGGGCTCCCTTACAAGTGCGCTCTTGTCAATGGAAAGTTTCTGATCACTAGCAGTGCAACCGGGAAAGACTCCACCGGAGTCCCTTACAGTTCCTATTAACGGCGAGCAGCGAACCTCTTTACTTTGCGTTTCTCTTGCCCGAGGCGCCCGTCGCTTGTCCCAGCAATCTTTCTCAACGACTCGATTTCGTCGCGTACCCTCGCTGCCTTTTCGAACTCCATTGCTTTAGCAAGATCCTTCATGTCCTTTTCCAGGGCAGAGATAAGCATTGGGATGTCTTCTACTCGTACTGCTGAGCCATCTTCGCCAAGTCGTTCGAGCGTGCTTTCGGCGTATTGTGCGGTGACCTCGGCGACTTGGTCGTAGGATCGGATCGTCTCACGAACTTCCTTCTTGATCGTCACCGGGGTGATGTTGTGCTGGTCGTTGTAATCCTGCTGAATCTTGCGGCGACGGTCCGTCTCGTCAATCGCTCGCTGCATGGAACCAGTCACATTGTCGGCGTACATCAACACTTTTCCGCCAACATTTCGGGCTGCACGGCCGATGGTTTGGATCAGGGAGGTTTCGGAGCGCAGGAAGCCTTCTTTGTCGGCATCAAGGATCGCCACGAGGGTGACTTCAGGGAGATCCAGGCCTTCTCGAAGAAGGTTGACACCAACGACAACATCGTAAACTCCGAGGCGCAGGTCTCTTAGAATTTCGGGCCGCTCCAGGGAGTGGATGTTCGAGTGGATATAGTTCACCTTCACTCCAAGATCCTGCAGATATCCCGTGAGATCTTCCGCCATTTTCTTTGTAAGCGTTGTGACCAGCGTTCGGCTGCCTTTCGCGACGACTTGCTGAATCTCAACCAGGAGATCATCGATTTGATTCGCCGTCGGGCGAATCTCGATTTCCGGATCGACAATGAAGGTCGGACGAATAATCTGCTGGGCAACCGACGACTGGTTCTCCTTCTCGAACGGCCCCGGAGTTGCGGAGACGAATACCACTTGAGGTACCCGCTCTAAGAACTCGTCGAACTTCAGCGGTCGGTTATCTAAAGCGGAAGGCAATCGGAACCCGTAGTCAACCAGAACAGACTTTCGCTGCTGGTCGCCATTAAACATCGCTCGAATCTGCGGTAACGTCTGGTGGCTCTCGTCGATAAACACAATTGCGTCCGACGGCAAGAAGTCCAAGAGTGTGTACGGAGCAGTCCCTGGTTGGCGTCCGTCGAAGTAGCGCGAGTAGTTCTCGATTCCGTTGCAGTAGCCGAGCTCCTTCATCATCTCAATGTCAAATTCCACCCGCTGTCGAATCCGCTGAGCCTCTAGAAGCTTGCCTTGCGACTTGAACAATGCCTCTTGGGCGTCGAGCTCTTCTTGTATTTTGAAGATGGTTTCCTCCATCTGCTCCCAAGGTGTGACGTAGTGAGTAGCCGGGAAGACCGAGACTTTCGAGGGTTCGTCGATCACTTCCTGGGTGAGGGGGTCAACGAGTCGAATTCGCTCGATTTGGTCGCCAAAGAACTCGATTCTGGTGACGATCTCTTCGTCTTTTGGCTGGATTTCAAGGGTATCTCCACGTACTCGGAAAGTCCCCCGCTCCAGAACCATGTTGTTCCTGGTGAACTGCATTCCGATGAGCTTCTTGAGGCAGGCATCAAGCTCGAATGTCATCCCTGTCTCGAATGTGACAGCGGCGTCCACGTAGGTATCCGGCGAACCGAGACCATAAATGCAAGACACCGATGCAATAACGATGATGTCCCGGCGTTCCAGTAGTGATTGTGTCGCCGCGTGACGCAGCCGCTCAATCTCATCGTTCACCGAGCTGTCTTTCTCGATGTAAAGGTCGCTCGAAGGGACATAGGCCTCAGGCTGGTAGTAGTCGTAATACGAAATGAAGTATTGAACGGAATTCTCGGGGAAGAACGCCCGAAACTCCTGACAGAGCTGTGCGGCCAGAGTCTTGTTGTGCGCCAGAATCAGCGCTGGACGCTGGGTCTGCTGAATGACGCTCGCCATCGTAAAAGTCTTTCCTGTTCCAGTGGCACCCAGCAGGGTTTGGAACCGATACCCACTCTCCAGCCCATCGCAAATCGACTCAATCGCTGTCCCCTGATCGCCCTTTGGCGAAAAATCATTGCTCAACACCAGGGGGTTGTCGTATTGAACAATATCCATTCCTCTATTATAGACGGGTGTCTAGGTAAGTTACGGATTGAGCAAGGAGGTTTTGGCAAACACGTCCATGTCCACAGCCCGGCCGAGGGCGTCGACTTCGTCGTTACGAAAGAGGCCCTCGTGGGTGAACCCGAGCTTTTCAGCTACGCGGCGGCTACCGATATTGTCAACAGCGCACCAGAGCGAGACTCGCTTGGCGCTGAGGGTGTTGAAGGCCATCTCGGTCAGTAGCCGAGTTGCCTCGGTTGCGATTCCTTTGCCTTGGCCCGAGATGCGGACCCAGTAGCCGATCTCAAACTTTGGAACTTCCCAGTCGATGTGGTGCAGGCTGCAACGACCTAGGCATTCATCTGCAACCGTCCAAATCGTGTAATTGAGAGTATCGCCTCGATCCCATTGGCTCTCGGCATCCCGGCAGCTTTCGACGGTCTTGTTGA encodes the following:
- a CDS encoding family 10 glycosylhydrolase: MPLIPVALLLALQGGRFQPANPLPGLPPVFLDKFLDYKGPTKQVCEKAGLEGRILWIDATANIERYNTEEKITTLFARVAKSGFNTVVFDVKPLSSETVYPSAFAPKLKEWRGKELGDFDPMPFVSREARKNGLMLFVSMNAFCEGHRLLNRGPGFERPEETSVVYEAAPTVRIGEKTFPFSTKGEIDKVTVAATAPTLPQDETPNKTVVCNKFGVVVEAETPPKGGFTVTAIGVPAGELAIYGQPGAKITLDSEPSFIRLTESADKQYPLMTNPNNKVVQERIKNLCKEVVTKYDIDGVIFDDRLRYTGLNGDFSPITQTLFERKVGKKLVWPDDVFKFTYTYKDGLVRGMKPGPYYEQWLAWRANVLKQFTIDIRSEIRKLKPTAKLGVYAGSWYGDYQHYGNNWAAPATEAGFWFMTPEYRKTGFAPELDFLVTGCYYPTGPIFDALQEGRGVGVTVESAGNLSYRAAHDETFVYAGLSLADFKDNAEGLGKALQSAVATTNGVMVFDLSHDIEPMWSVFEKAFSIKKKSPQISDAYLVEARRRRGLMQKRGEKEPPIVISGGAAGVGF
- a CDS encoding prepilin-type N-terminal cleavage/methylation domain-containing protein produces the protein MKRAFTLVELLIVIIIVSVLAAIAIPKVVQNGRRSEDASLRSNLRILRVAVDRFYADTGYYPQRMSWLNDRPDEVMPTFPVITEAGVEVTISGTIYKGPYVTDDSGNALCLSQPNPRGGTYNHASPGLLVPVDPVSGLPYKCALVNGKFLITSSATGKDSTGVPYSSY
- a CDS encoding GNAT family N-acetyltransferase — encoded protein: MRQGAPIELVGKGVILRRTVESDARKVFEAIEESNEMLYPRMRWALPIPSFNKTVESCRDAESQWDRGDTLNYTIWTVADECLGRCSLHHIDWEVPKFEIGYWVRISGQGKGIATEATRLLTEMAFNTLSAKRVSLWCAVDNIGSRRVAEKLGFTHEGLFRNDEVDALGRAVDMDVFAKTSLLNP
- the uvrB gene encoding excinuclease ABC subunit UvrB; amino-acid sequence: MDIVQYDNPLVLSNDFSPKGDQGTAIESICDGLESGYRFQTLLGATGTGKTFTMASVIQQTQRPALILAHNKTLAAQLCQEFRAFFPENSVQYFISYYDYYQPEAYVPSSDLYIEKDSSVNDEIERLRHAATQSLLERRDIIVIASVSCIYGLGSPDTYVDAAVTFETGMTFELDACLKKLIGMQFTRNNMVLERGTFRVRGDTLEIQPKDEEIVTRIEFFGDQIERIRLVDPLTQEVIDEPSKVSVFPATHYVTPWEQMEETIFKIQEELDAQEALFKSQGKLLEAQRIRQRVEFDIEMMKELGYCNGIENYSRYFDGRQPGTAPYTLLDFLPSDAIVFIDESHQTLPQIRAMFNGDQQRKSVLVDYGFRLPSALDNRPLKFDEFLERVPQVVFVSATPGPFEKENQSSVAQQIIRPTFIVDPEIEIRPTANQIDDLLVEIQQVVAKGSRTLVTTLTKKMAEDLTGYLQDLGVKVNYIHSNIHSLERPEILRDLRLGVYDVVVGVNLLREGLDLPEVTLVAILDADKEGFLRSETSLIQTIGRAARNVGGKVLMYADNVTGSMQRAIDETDRRRKIQQDYNDQHNITPVTIKKEVRETIRSYDQVAEVTAQYAESTLERLGEDGSAVRVEDIPMLISALEKDMKDLAKAMEFEKAARVRDEIESLRKIAGTSDGRLGQEKRKVKRFAARR